In the Sarcophilus harrisii chromosome 3, mSarHar1.11, whole genome shotgun sequence genome, one interval contains:
- the LOC100921328 gene encoding olfactory receptor 51L1-like, giving the protein MDSFNSSGFRPLLLTGFPGLEASHPQISVLFCVLYVIAFVGNSLILVVIWQEQSLHEPMYFFLSMLAASDLGLCATTLPTLLKLFWLNARQIPFDSCLVQMFFIHVFSLMESGILLTMAFDRYIAISSPVHYTTILTNATIVKIGFGLMLRATAVILPGPFLIKRLKFCKANVLSHSYCLHPDIIKLSCSDHRINSIYGLIIILITFGLDSVLILLSYLKILITVLGIASHKEQLKAFNTCVSHICAVLLVYIPMLGVSIIHRFGKHVPPVVHIIMGYIYLLVPPVLNPIVYCIKTCEIRTCIFRLCQKK; this is encoded by the coding sequence ATGGATTCCTTCAACAGCAGTGGCTTCAGACCCTTACTCCTGACTGGTTTTCCAGGCCTAGAGGCTTCACACCCACAGATCTCTGTCCTCTTCTGTGTCCTCTATGTAATTGCCTTTGTAGGGAACAGTTTGATTTTGGTGGTAATCTGGCAAGAACAGTCACTCCATGAGCCCATGTACTTTTTCCTTTCCATGTTAGCTGCCAGTGATCTAGGCCTCTGTGCCACCACTCTGCCCACTCTGCTCAAGCTTTTCTGGCTTAATGCTCGACAGATTCCTTTTGATTCCTGCCTGGTTCAGATGTTCTTCATTCATGTTTTCTCCCTCATGGAATCAGGCATCCTGTTGACTATGGCTTTTGATCGATATATAGCGATCTCCAGTCCAGTCCATTATACAACCATCTTGACCAATGCTACCATTGTCAAGATTGGCTTTGGCCTAATGCTTCGTGCAACTGCAGTCATCCTCCCAGGACCATTCCTCATCAAGCGACTAAAGTTCTGTAAGGCAAATGTCCTTTCTCACTCCTACTGCCTTCATCCAGATATTATCAAGCTCTCCTGCTCTGACCACCGTATCAATAGCATCTATGGccttattatcatcctcattacTTTTGGTCTAGACTCTGTGCTCATTCTTCTCTCTTACTTGAAGATTCTGATCACAGTGTTGGGCATTGCCTCCCATAAGGAGCAGCTCAAGGCCTTCAACACCTGTGTCTCTCACATCTGTGCTGTTTTATTAGTTTATATCCCCATGCTAGGTGTATCTATCATCCACCGCTTTGGGAAACATGTCCCACCTGTGGTTCACATCATCATGGGCTACATTTATCTGCTGGTCCCCCCTGTGCTCAACCCCATTGTATATTGTATCAAGACTTGTGAAATTCGTACCTGCATCTTCAGGCTctgtcagaaaaaataa
- the LOC100930341 gene encoding olfactory receptor 51F2-like, translating into MLVPNNTTNDQPAFIFIGIPGLETLHIWISIPFCLLYFMALIGNSILLVLVRTEQSLREPQFYFLAMLALADLGLSLSTLPTVLGTFWIGAHQTGLDACLAQMFFIHTLSSVESGILVAMAFDRLVAICSPLRYSCILTNRAIFCLGGAAFIRGAALLAPLPLFLRNFSFCRDNILSHSYCYYPDLLTLACGDITFSSAYGLVFVLCTFAVDALFIIASYLKILTTILRLEASDRGLRSMQTCACHLCTVLIFYLPLISLAVMHRYVHGTPPLLYATMSNIYLLLTPLLNPLVYSLKSRQIQTALQRRLWVQRVTAGE; encoded by the coding sequence ATGTTGGTTCCTAACAACACCACCAATGACCAGCCTGCCTTCATCTTTATTGGAATCCCTGGACTAGAAACATTGCACATCTGGATCTCCATCCCTTTCTGTCTTCTATACTTCATGGCCCTTATAGGAAACTCTATTCTCCTTGTCCTTGTTAGGACTGAGCAGAGCCTACGTGAGCCTCAGTTCTACTTCCTAGCCATGCTGGCCCTCGCTGACCTGGGCCTATCCCTGTCAACATTACCAACTGTTCTAGGCACCTTCTGGATTGGTGCTCATCAGACTGGCCTGGATGCCTGCCTGGCTCAGATGTTTTTTATTCACACACTCTCCTCTGTGGAGTCAGGAATTCTTGTGGCGATGGCCTTTGACCGTCTGGTAGCAATCTGCTCCCCTCTGAGGTATTCTTGCATCCTAACTAACCGTGCCATTTTCTGCCTTGGTGGAGCTGCCTTCATACGTGGTGCTGCACTGCTGGCTCCATTACCCCTCTTCCTCAGGAATTTTTCCTTTTGCAGAGACAACATTCTTTCCCACTCCTATTGCTACTACCCAGACCTGCTGACTCTGGCCTGTGGGGACATTACATTCAGCAGTGCCTATGGGCTGGTCTTTGTGCTTTGCACATTTGCAGTGGATGCACTCTTCATCATAGCCTCTTACCTAAAAATCTTGACCACCATCCTGAGGCTGGAAGCTAGTGACCGGGGGCTGAGATCTATGCAGACTTGTGCTTGCCACCTATGCACTGTGCTTATTTTTTACCTCCCTCTTATAAGTCTTGCTGTGATGCATCGCTATGTCCACGGAACACCCCCACTCCTCTATGCTACCATGAGCAATATCTACCTTCTCCTCACACCACTTCTTAATCCTCTGGTTTACAGTCTTAAGTCCCGGCAGATCCAGACTGCTCTACAGAGACGACTCTGGGTTCAGAGAGTCACAGCTGGAGAATGA
- the LOC100930603 gene encoding olfactory receptor 51G2-like: protein MVNCNISNSSSFIFILMELPGLEDAHHWTAIPVCSIYFLSFLGNIAILYIVKSVPSLHTPMYLFLSMLSMADLGLSASTMPSMVAVYLLGYRKINAAACFAQLFFIHTFAVIESAVLLAMAFDRCVAIREPLRYATILTNWRIGAIGLAIVTRSAALHLPLPVLLNNLNFKSISALSHSYCVHPDVLKLSCSNTHVNGALGLFVVLSTLGLDVLLILLSYVLILYTVLSIASHAERLKALNTCISHIFAVLLFYTPTISLSMVHRFGKKLPAHVYMLLSYLHFLVPPMLNPIVYTIKKKEIRVRILRMLHPKKF from the coding sequence ATGGTGAATTGCAACATCAGTAATAGCAGTTCTTTTATCTTCATCTTGATGGAACTGCCAGGGCTGGAAGATGCCCACCATTGGACAGCCATCCCTGTTTGTTCTAtatacttcctttctttcctagGAAACATTGCCATCCTGTATATTGTCAAGTCCGTGCCTAGCCTCCACACCCCAATGTACCTTTTCCTTTCCATGCTCTCAATGGCAGACTTGGGTCTCTCTGCATCCACAATGCCCTCCATGGTGGCTGTCTACCTTCTGGGCTATAGAAAGATAAATGCAGCTGCGTGCTTTGCCCAATTGTTCTTTATCCACACCTTTGCAGTCATTGAATCTGCTGTGCTTCTTGCCATGGCTTTTGACCGCTGTGTTGCCATTCGTGAGCCACTGCGTTATGCCACCATCCTTACCAACTGGCGCATCGGTGCCATTGGATTGGCAATTGTCACGCGAAGCGCTGCCCTTCATCTGCCCCTGCCTGTTCTCCTTAACAACCTCAATTTCAAGTCCATCAGCGCCCTGTCTCATTCCTACTGTGTCCACCCTGATGTTCTAAAGCTGTCCTGCTCTAATACTCACGTCAATGGTGCACTTGGACTGTTTGTGGTGCTCTCCACCCTGGGACTTGATGTTCTACTGATCCTCTTGTCTTATGTGTTGATTCTCTATACTGTTCTGAGCATTGCCTCCCATGCAGAACGGCTCAAGGCTCTCAATACTTGCATCTCACACATTTTTGCTGTCTTACTCTTCTATACACCAACCATCAGTCTGTCCATGGTCCATCGTTTTGGGAAAAAGTTGCCAGCTCATGTCTATATGCTTCTCTCTTACCTTCATTTCCTTGTTCCCCCTA